The following proteins are co-located in the Actinomycetota bacterium genome:
- a CDS encoding DUF1385 domain-containing protein, with product MSEREAPHYYGGQALLEGVMMRGRDTWAVAVRRPAGDIWVECHPVRSVAQRFAIFRKPFVRGVAVMADSLSIGMRAMTISANQSLGEDEKLTKKQMGMTMTFAMAAFIGIFIVLPNLLSNIGGKKSHSLAFNVKEGLIRLGIFVGYLVLISFVKEIRRVFQYHGAEHKTIAAYEANEPVLEPGVVDKYSTLHVRCGTNFLIITMLLTIVVFSIFGRPAIWLQVLERIGGIFVIAGISYEGLRLGAAHGDNLIVRALMKPGLWLQKITTRPPTHDMIEVAIRSFEAVLPIEERARVAELPSILVTGDSLDDGDPASPDR from the coding sequence GTGAGCGAACGCGAGGCGCCGCACTACTACGGTGGTCAGGCCCTTTTGGAGGGCGTGATGATGCGCGGCCGGGATACCTGGGCTGTTGCCGTTCGCCGTCCGGCCGGGGACATCTGGGTCGAGTGTCACCCGGTGCGTTCGGTGGCGCAGCGGTTTGCGATCTTCCGCAAGCCGTTCGTTCGCGGGGTCGCGGTAATGGCGGATTCGCTGTCGATCGGCATGCGCGCTATGACGATTTCAGCGAACCAGTCGCTCGGCGAGGACGAGAAACTCACGAAGAAGCAGATGGGGATGACGATGACGTTCGCCATGGCGGCGTTCATCGGCATCTTCATCGTTCTTCCGAACCTGTTGTCCAACATCGGGGGGAAGAAGTCTCACTCGCTCGCCTTCAACGTCAAGGAGGGCCTGATCCGGCTGGGGATCTTCGTCGGCTATCTCGTGCTGATCTCGTTCGTGAAAGAGATCCGCCGGGTGTTCCAGTACCACGGTGCCGAGCACAAGACCATCGCCGCCTACGAGGCGAACGAGCCGGTGTTGGAGCCCGGCGTGGTCGATAAATACTCGACCTTGCACGTTCGCTGCGGGACGAACTTCCTCATCATCACAATGCTGCTGACCATCGTGGTCTTCTCCATCTTCGGCCGACCGGCGATCTGGCTGCAGGTTCTCGAGCGCATCGGCGGGATCTTCGTTATCGCCGGGATCTCGTACGAGGGGCTGCGCCTCGGTGCCGCGCACGGGGACAACCTGATCGTGCGCGCGCTGATGAAGCCCGGACTGTGGCTGCAGAAGATCACCACGCGCCCGCCGACTCACGACATGATCGAGGTTGCGATTCGCTCTTTCGAAGCCGTGCTTCCGATCGAGGAGCGCGCGCGCGTCGCGGAGTTGCCGTCGATACTCGTGACGGGCGACTCGCTGGACGACGGTGACCCCGCTTCCCCTGACCGGTAA
- the rpmE gene encoding 50S ribosomal protein L31 → MKADIHPAYVKAVVRCSCGNTFETRSTKAEMQVELCSQCHPFYTGKQKLVDTGGRVERFQRRYAKHQADK, encoded by the coding sequence GTGAAGGCCGATATTCACCCTGCGTACGTGAAGGCGGTCGTGCGCTGCTCGTGCGGAAACACGTTCGAGACCCGCTCCACGAAGGCGGAGATGCAGGTCGAGCTTTGCTCGCAGTGTCACCCGTTTTACACCGGCAAGCAGAAGCTGGTCGACACCGGTGGTCGCGTCGAGCGGTTCCAGCGTCGCTACGCCAAGCACCAGGCCGACAAGTAG
- the rho gene encoding transcription termination factor Rho — translation MASVRGELEGKLLSELQRIAESVGLSGTKGLRKADLIGAIREKENGGAGTKPAKRPPVKASNGASETSVAPVTPEAPKSSAEAPSAPTQQPETSPSKSSEQPARQPAPAAQSQPSAQSQPPARPQGQPQQRQPQPQRSGSDGGQRFDAGGRDSNRRRRRDRGRNRGGQGGQGGQGGQGGQGGQGGQGGREGGRSGGGGGLPVEREWSAEEAASEGELRTGILDTLPEGYGFLRTSGYLPGSQDIYVSLSQVRRFGLRRGDEVTGYVRAPRDNEKYYALLRVETVAGGTPDEARQRAEFKNLTPLFPEERFRLEWGPQSITERVIDLVAPLGKGQRGLIVSPPKAGKTTILKQIANGILANTRGVHLIVLLVDERPEEVTDWQRTVKAAEVVYSTFDRPADEHTQVAELVLERAKRLVEAKQDVVILLDSITRLARAYNLAAPTSGRILSGGVDSTALYPPKRFFGAARNIEEGGSLTILASALVETGSRMDEVIFEEFKGTGNSEIRLDRQLSEKRIFPAIDVEASGTRKEELLYDKEELMLVWRLRRVLHALQAGQAMELLRDKLAQTASNDQFLREISKMKSND, via the coding sequence GTGGCATCCGTACGTGGAGAGCTTGAAGGCAAACTGCTGTCGGAACTGCAGCGAATTGCGGAGTCCGTCGGCCTGTCCGGAACCAAGGGGCTTCGCAAGGCGGATCTGATCGGCGCGATTCGCGAGAAGGAGAATGGCGGCGCTGGGACCAAACCTGCGAAGCGCCCCCCGGTCAAGGCGTCGAACGGCGCATCGGAGACGTCGGTCGCTCCGGTGACACCGGAGGCTCCGAAGTCCTCGGCTGAAGCGCCGTCCGCGCCGACGCAGCAGCCAGAGACCTCGCCTTCCAAGTCGAGCGAGCAGCCCGCGCGGCAGCCCGCTCCTGCCGCGCAGTCCCAGCCTTCCGCGCAGTCCCAGCCTCCCGCGCGACCGCAGGGGCAGCCGCAGCAGAGACAGCCCCAGCCGCAGCGTTCCGGTTCCGACGGGGGTCAGCGTTTCGACGCGGGCGGGCGAGACAGCAACCGTCGGCGCCGCCGTGACCGTGGTCGCAACAGGGGCGGCCAGGGTGGCCAGGGTGGCCAAGGTGGCCAAGGTGGCCAAGGCGGCCAAGGCGGCCAGGGTGGACGCGAAGGCGGCCGAAGCGGCGGAGGCGGAGGCCTTCCGGTTGAACGCGAGTGGTCGGCCGAAGAGGCGGCGAGCGAGGGCGAGCTTCGCACCGGGATTCTCGACACTTTGCCGGAGGGGTACGGATTCCTTCGCACCTCCGGGTATCTCCCAGGCTCGCAGGACATCTACGTTTCGCTTTCGCAGGTGCGCCGCTTCGGTTTGCGTCGCGGTGACGAGGTGACCGGGTATGTGCGCGCGCCTCGCGACAACGAGAAGTACTACGCGTTGTTGCGTGTCGAGACCGTCGCCGGCGGCACACCCGACGAGGCGCGGCAGCGGGCGGAGTTCAAGAACCTGACCCCATTGTTCCCTGAGGAGCGTTTCCGCCTGGAATGGGGGCCACAGTCCATCACCGAGCGGGTCATCGACCTCGTCGCTCCGCTAGGCAAAGGGCAGCGCGGTCTGATCGTGTCGCCGCCCAAGGCCGGCAAGACGACGATCCTCAAGCAGATAGCCAACGGGATTCTCGCTAACACCAGGGGCGTGCACTTGATCGTCCTGCTCGTGGACGAACGTCCCGAGGAGGTCACCGACTGGCAGCGCACCGTGAAGGCCGCCGAGGTCGTCTACTCGACATTCGACCGGCCGGCCGACGAGCACACTCAGGTCGCCGAGTTGGTGCTGGAGCGGGCAAAGCGCCTGGTGGAGGCCAAGCAAGACGTGGTGATTCTGCTGGACTCGATCACACGGCTGGCGCGCGCCTACAACCTCGCCGCCCCGACATCGGGCCGGATTCTGTCCGGTGGCGTGGACTCCACCGCGTTGTATCCACCGAAGCGCTTCTTCGGTGCGGCGCGCAACATCGAAGAAGGCGGATCGCTCACGATCCTTGCATCTGCGCTGGTCGAGACCGGTTCGCGGATGGACGAGGTGATCTTCGAGGAGTTCAAGGGCACCGGGAACTCCGAGATCCGTCTCGATCGCCAGCTTTCCGAGAAGCGGATCTTCCCGGCCATCGACGTCGAGGCCTCCGGTACCCGAAAGGAAGAACTGCTTTACGATAAGGAGGAGTTGATGCTCGTCTGGCGTCTGCGGCGCGTGCTGCATGCCCTCCAGGCTGGCCAGGCGATGGAGTTGCTGCGCGACAAGCTGGCGCAGACGGCGTCCAACGATCAGTTCCTTCGAGAAATCAGCAAGATGAAGTCCAACGACTAG
- the fsa gene encoding fructose-6-phosphate aldolase, which translates to MKLWLDTANIDDIREINRWGVLAGVTTNPTLAAREGVAFEQRLKEIAAEVDGPVCGEVISTVYDGMIEEALRLVELAPNLVIKVPVLAEGYAAVAELTRRGIKTNMTLCFSATQAILAAEAGATYISPFLGRVDDIGNDGINLVEEIVDIYRTQGYRTFVLAASLRSPQHVVDAAKVGADVATMPVSVFRALVKHPLTDIGLQRFLEDWDAYQRALGTIAGSDERV; encoded by the coding sequence ATGAAGCTCTGGCTGGACACTGCCAACATCGACGACATTCGCGAGATCAACCGTTGGGGCGTCCTCGCCGGTGTCACCACGAACCCCACCCTGGCCGCTAGGGAGGGAGTCGCCTTCGAGCAGCGCTTGAAGGAGATCGCAGCCGAGGTCGATGGTCCCGTATGCGGCGAGGTCATCTCGACCGTCTACGACGGCATGATCGAAGAGGCCCTGCGGTTGGTCGAACTTGCACCGAATCTGGTGATCAAGGTTCCGGTGCTCGCGGAGGGGTACGCCGCTGTGGCGGAACTGACTCGGCGTGGGATCAAGACCAACATGACCCTGTGCTTCTCGGCGACCCAGGCGATTCTGGCGGCGGAGGCCGGAGCGACCTACATAAGCCCGTTTCTGGGCCGCGTGGACGATATCGGAAACGATGGGATAAACCTCGTGGAGGAGATCGTCGACATATACAGAACACAGGGCTACAGAACTTTCGTGCTGGCTGCGAGCCTTCGCTCGCCCCAGCACGTGGTCGATGCGGCAAAGGTCGGCGCGGACGTGGCGACCATGCCGGTTTCGGTGTTCCGGGCGTTGGTCAAGCACCCGCTCACCGACATCGGCCTTCAGCGTTTCCTGGAGGACTGGGATGCGTATCAGCGAGCGCTCGGGACCATCGCCGGTTCCGACGAGAGGGTGTGA
- a CDS encoding zeta toxin family protein → MSAAQGTSGSGGTPEASRGTVVHDGEYGLPYSKGLTANTVVASGLSPVRAYRIAEVVEERLRALGRSDIEAEELRRITIEVIREEAGDRYADAYRKWVFASSLDVPLIILIGGGTGAGKSTIATQLAARLGIVRVISTDAVREVMKSVFSYEFMPFLHVSSFDAGHVARGKGARADEAILSGFRDQVAAVSVGVKALVDRAVREGTDVIVEGAHLAPGFIDFTEFLGSAVVVPLVLQVEDESLHRSHFHMRAQETRARPVERYLAHFENIRKIQKYIKSLALQNGVPIISNYNLDACLASVIDHVVNRAVEAAGAGAQDQGDPAIAIRGGSE, encoded by the coding sequence GTGAGCGCAGCGCAGGGCACGTCCGGATCCGGTGGGACGCCCGAGGCTTCGCGCGGCACGGTGGTTCACGACGGCGAGTACGGGCTTCCGTATTCGAAGGGGCTCACCGCGAATACCGTGGTTGCTTCGGGCCTGAGTCCGGTTCGCGCGTACCGCATTGCCGAAGTTGTAGAGGAGCGTTTGCGCGCGCTCGGCAGGTCCGATATTGAAGCTGAGGAATTGCGTCGGATAACGATAGAGGTGATTCGGGAAGAGGCGGGAGATCGTTATGCCGACGCGTACCGGAAGTGGGTTTTCGCGAGCAGCTTGGACGTTCCTCTGATCATCTTGATCGGCGGCGGGACCGGCGCCGGTAAGTCCACAATCGCCACCCAACTCGCTGCCCGCCTTGGAATCGTCCGCGTCATCTCGACCGACGCCGTTCGCGAAGTGATGAAGAGCGTGTTCTCCTACGAATTCATGCCGTTCTTGCATGTGTCTTCGTTTGATGCCGGCCATGTGGCGCGCGGCAAGGGAGCGCGCGCGGACGAAGCAATCCTTTCAGGGTTTCGCGACCAGGTTGCGGCAGTGTCGGTCGGAGTGAAGGCGCTCGTCGACCGGGCGGTCCGAGAGGGGACCGACGTGATCGTCGAGGGGGCGCACCTGGCCCCCGGGTTCATCGATTTCACCGAGTTTCTAGGATCGGCCGTTGTCGTCCCGCTCGTGCTGCAGGTGGAGGATGAGTCGCTGCACCGCAGTCATTTCCACATGCGGGCCCAGGAAACTCGCGCGCGCCCCGTCGAGCGCTATCTTGCTCACTTCGAGAACATCCGTAAGATTCAGAAGTACATCAAGTCGCTCGCGCTCCAAAACGGCGTGCCCATCATCTCGAACTACAACCTCGACGCCTGCCTCGCCTCGGTCATCGACCACGTCGTGAATCGAGCTGTTGAGGCCGCCGGGGCCGGAGCGCAGGATCAAGGGGATCCCGCAATAGCGATTCGGGGAGGATCAGAATGA